The DNA segment AGCAGGCCGAGCATATCCAGCAGAAGCTCAAAGCCGAAGATCACCACATTGGCGACGATCAGCAGGACGGTCATGATGGGGAAGCGCCGCGTGGGCAGTCGGTCAGAGATAGGTATCACCTGTATCACTCCTGTCGGGAATCAAGAGTGGGACAATCATAGCACAAGGGGGCGGTTTTGTCCACGTAGAGCGGGGGGGCAGGCGCCGGCGCTCAGCGCGGCATGGGCCTCTTTCAGCCGCTCCGGAATGGGGAGGGACTGCGGACAGCGCTCCAGACAGGTCTCGCACTCGATGCAGTGCGAGGCGTCCTGCCCCTTGCCCATCAGCCGGGCGTACTCGCGCCGGGCATATTCCTCCAGGCCGTACACCGTGAGGTAGTTGAACAGCTCGAACACGCGCGGGATGTTGACGTTCTGGGGACAGGGCAGGCAGTACTGACAGCCGGTGCAGTACAGCTTTGCCAGCCGGCCATAATAATCCATCAGCGCGGCGATCTCTTGGACCTGGGCCGGCGCCAGCGGCCCCTTCTCCACCGCCATCACGTTCTGTTCCACCATCTCCACCGAATTCATGCCGGACAGCATGACATCGACATCCGGGTTGGACGCGACGAAGCGCAGGGCCAGCTCGGCCGCGGACTGCGCGCTCCAGCCCGTACGCTCGGCCACGCCCTTGGGGAGCACCGCAAGCCGGCCGCCCCCCACCGGCCCCATCACCACCACCGCCACACCCTTCGATGCCGCGTAGCGCATCGCCACCTCATTGCGCCGGTCCAGGTAATTGTACTGACAGGTCACCAGCTCCGCCCATCCCAGATTGACCAGGTCCATCATGGCCTGCGGTTCATCATGGAAAGAGAAGCCCACATGCCGCACCAGGCCCTCTTCCCGCGCCCGAAACATGTCCCGGATCCAGCCGGTCTGGGCGTCCAGCTCCCAGAAATTGTCCCATCCGATGCCGTGGAAAAGGTAAAAATGGACCCAATCCCTGCCCAGACGCTGAAGCTGATGCTCCAGCATGCGGCGCAGGTCGCCCTGGCGCTCCAGGCGGAATTTGGTGGCCTTGTCTGTGATGATGATGTCGTCGGGGGAATGCCAAGAGTTGACCGCGCGCCCGACCGCGATCTCCGCCTGCTCGCTGACGTAGAGGAAGCCGCAGTCCACGTAATTGATGCCCAGCCGGAACGCGGCATGCAGGACCTCGACAGCGCGGTCAAAGTCAATATAGTCGGTGCTTCCGATGGTGATGGTCGGCAGACGCATACTGCCGAAAC comes from the Anaerolineae bacterium genome and includes:
- a CDS encoding aldo/keto reductase, translating into MEYRELGRTGLRASRLGFGSMRLPTITIGSTDYIDFDRAVEVLHAAFRLGINYVDCGFLYVSEQAEIAVGRAVNSWHSPDDIIITDKATKFRLERQGDLRRMLEHQLQRLGRDWVHFYLFHGIGWDNFWELDAQTGWIRDMFRAREEGLVRHVGFSFHDEPQAMMDLVNLGWAELVTCQYNYLDRRNEVAMRYAASKGVAVVVMGPVGGGRLAVLPKGVAERTGWSAQSAAELALRFVASNPDVDVMLSGMNSVEMVEQNVMAVEKGPLAPAQVQEIAALMDYYGRLAKLYCTGCQYCLPCPQNVNIPRVFELFNYLTVYGLEEYARREYARLMGKGQDASHCIECETCLERCPQSLPIPERLKEAHAALSAGACPPALRGQNRPLVL